From Erigeron canadensis isolate Cc75 chromosome 5, C_canadensis_v1, whole genome shotgun sequence:
ATGCTGCACGCGCATCAACTTCCGGGTCAGGATCGAAAATCACGATCtctcaagaagaatatgagTCATTGATCAGGAAAGTCGAGGAATCAGAGAAGTTAGCAGGGATGAAAATGGAAGCAGCAATGGCACAGGTGGAGGCTGTGAGAGCTAGTGAGAAAGAAGCAGTGAAGAGACTAGAAGCGGCACAAAAGGAGATTGATGAAATGAAAGCTAAAACCGAGGCTGCACTAAAGAGTGCAGAGATGGCAGAGGCTGCCAAGAAAGCGGTGGAAGGAGAGCTTAAAAGGTGGAGGGAAAAGGAACAGAAGAAAGCCGCAGAAGCCGCAGCTTTAATCCTTCAAGAAACACAAATGCAGCAGACACCATCTTCACCTTCAACCCCGGTTTACAAGCAGAGTCCCCCACAAAAGCAAAAGACGAAAAAAGTGCTTGGCAGCAATCTCAGTGGCATCTTCCACAGGAAGAAATCGCAGGTTGATGGTGGATCTTCTCCTTCATATTTGCCTGGTGAGAAGCCCATGTAATTAGCTCTGAAAGTGTTTGTGTTTTGCTTGGAGTGTACGAGTGGTTggtgtgtatattgttgaaccTAACTTGAGAATGAAAGCTCGTGTTTTTGTGAACGACAAGAAAATGACACCCGAGTGACCAAAACTTTTGGTAACTCGGGTATCTAGTATATGAGAGATTTGAACTCGGAATCATTAAATTATTACTCATGAGTTTTTTTACTTAACTTCAGATTGTTTGTTTCAAGCACCATCATAAAACTCACAAATGGCTACCTCAAGAATGCCAACATGTTAGAAAAGTTTACTCATGACATACTTCATCTagttttattttccttttttaatatgtaaatttatttttatacgtTAGTAGTTAGTatttaagggaaaaaaaacatatatcgaTTACAAATTACTTTCTACTCAAATGACACCTCTATCCTTTGCCATTTATGACATGTATGGCAAAAACTCCGTGCAGAGTTGCAGTTGCATGAAATTAAGTTTATGATTTTCGTAAGTTTAAGGTTACTTGtttggttaaaaaaaacttCTAATAGTTAATGGTTTTTATAAGTTCTCGCACTATAAGTTACTTGGAATTAGGTTCTGAAAAATACTTCGATCGTTTGGAAACATACTTTACCTAAATACCGAATAAGTAATTACATTTTACCTTTTGAAACTAATATTTTGTCATTTGAGGTTACTTTACGTTCATATCTTACAAGTTACAAGCTATCTACTTTATAGCTTCAATTATTAGGTAGCTACTAGCTCTGCCAACAAACTACTAACTCCAAGCTAGATTTGAGAATCATATTCTTAACTATTTCGTCGAGTTCTTTATGGAATGTAGTTACATATTTGGCTTGAGCTCCCTAATTTGAAAATCATACTCTTAGGTATTTCatgagttatttatttatttatttatttattttggaatGAAACTACATGTTAGGCTTGAGCTCCCTAATTCTATCTAATGTTCATAGACGTATGGGACCATTTTCACCATAAAGTTACCCCGGGTACAGAGGCGGAGCTAGGATTTCACGTTGAGGGGGCTCAACCGTATTTCTTTCCCGATCgttgtatacaatataatgtgaaagacataacgatttaataaaatgttagtaaaataaaattttattacgatggtttacttttatggaccaaatataaaggttttacttgAACAGTCATGGCTAGAAATCAAACATTTATAGAATGAGGGTGGTTTGCTTTAAAAAAACCCGTTGAACTAGCCTTGCAACGAAAAGCATGAATGGTTGGAAGAGGCTAAGCACCCCCCAGTCCCCTTACTAGCTCCATCCCTACCCGGGTAGACAGTGTTTATTCATTGatcaattaaaataaaaagtaatgatacatacatctaaaaaaatatgtttaataatATGTTTACTTCATTCATTTGTTGATGAGGATGTAATACCTGCCAAACTAAATAGGTAGTTGCCTATTTTCAAGCATAaattcttatgtttttttttaaaatttcttggTTATTTAAACACATGGGATATCATTAGTTGGTTTGTGAAGAAAAAAGCATATGGctgtttgtttgatgaagcaGATATCATTTTCCCTttgttgatatatatgtattatacattttcatttctttaatcCTTGCAATTGATTATGTAATGTGACACTAGGctcattaaatttattttttttataaataaaatctattttaatagaaaagaaataacgttcggaaaaaaaaaatagaaaagaaatatacataaatagattttaaaaagtaaaaatagatACACAAACATTGTTAGACATCACTCTTGAATCACACTCAGAGAGTGGACAGAACCACCACAAACGAACAAAACACCCACCATTAATTTCCATCTCTTTAAAGCCTTTACTTTTCATTCAGgtatttcatcaaacactttcttaagaaggaaaaaaaaaacaaacaaaaaatgtcAACAAACAGAGACGAACAATTAAATTACTTAAacacatcaacatcatcatcagtcAACGAAGCAGACAGTTCTCAAATCGGCAGTGCTTCTGGAAGCTTCCAGAACGATGGATTCCTTGGCGGCTTTGACGGCGGCGATGAAGATTTTGGATTCTCCCGATCTGATTTCCGGCAAAGTCTTGTTGCTGGAACCGTTAAATACTATGAAAGGCATGTTTTTTTATGTTACAAAAAACCTCAAGTGTGGCCCCCTCGTATTGAAGCTGCTGAATTTGATCGCTTGCCTAGGCTTTTATCTGCCGCTCTTACTTCCCGGAAATCAGATATGAATCGCCCGGTGGGTGGTTAAGGTTTtcactctttatatatatatatatatatatgtatgtatctgtgtatgtatatatatacatttacttAGAGTGTATCTATTGATTGATTTTTAGATTGCTAGTCTGTTAAATAGTGTGTGTGATGGGTGTCTTTTATTAGTTAGAAAATGGGTGTTTGTGAATTGGGaagattatctgattattgcgtttgCAAAATGAAAAAGTTGGTTGATAGTGATTGGAAGACTTATCGGTCTATTAAAGTTTCAAGAAGCCGATAAGCTCATTGTTATAGGCATATGAGCTTAGTCAAATTTAGATGTGCTTATTagctttttaaaactttaattgaCTGATAAGCTTGGAAAATTTTAGCTAATTTAAACACCCATTTGGATGATATTGATATCcgtgtttttgttgttgaagttttgaacatgttaatcaTCTTATTTTTGTGGTTAGTGGTGAttgtatgtttgtttttgacttGTTTCAAATTTCTATAGACTCGGCTGACTATATGTGAGGGATATGATGGGACCGAGACATCAAATGGAGATGTATTAATCTTCCCTGATATGATCAGATATAGGTTTGTATATGAAATATCAACCATTAGTTATGTCTAATgttattttgttattgttataatgAGTGGTCAATCTGATGAAAATGTAGGAGATTGACACATTTTGATGTTGACACATTCGTGGAAGAAGTTCTTGTAAAAGATGGTGAATGGCTGCCTGGAAGTCCCGAACCACTAAGAGGATCGTACATCTTTGTATGTGCTCATGGTGCAAGGGATAAAAGATGCGGTGTCTGTGGGCCTGCACTCGTTTCtagattcaaagatgaaatAGAGTTGCGTGGTCATCAAAATAAAGTGTCAGTTCGTCCGTGCTCGCACATTGGGGGTCACAAGTATGCTGGAAACGTGATTATATTTGGATCAAACAATCATGGGAAAGTGACGGGTCATTGGTAAGCATACATACAATACCCTATGCTGAATTGTTTGGTACTCAGTCGAAAATTTGTATGGGTTATGAGTTTATGCTTTTCACAGGTATGGATATGTTATGCCTGATGATGTACCAACGTTGCTTGAACAACACATTGAGAAAGGTGAAATTGTTGACTGGCTTTGGAGGTAATTATGTCTTATCCTATGCGTTTAGAGTTGCATATTCGATTGTGTACTATGCATACAAACACAGCTAAATATCAGCTCGATGGACCATTTCTGCTGCAGTCagttttttaaattgtatatcAAAAGAAAACAACAAGAGGACCGCTATGGGCAATGGACAAAGAATATGTGATGACCATGTGAAACTAGACACATTTGGGTTGGGGTTTATAAACTTTCTTTAGTTAGGTAAAGATAGATAGACAAACTAATGTATCGCATGTGAAGTACTGAATGTTTATCGATCTTTCTAATCATTGAAATCATAGATATCTCACTATATTACCTAAATTACCAACTACACTCGACTTTAAAAAGGCGGAATATTAGTGGATTATATTTTAAGGATTTTATATCCTCAGGGGACAGATGGGTCTATCAGAAGAAGACCAATTGAAAGCTCAAGAACAACGGGTTATAGAAAATGGCGGTAACAACATGGAGAGGGGCATACAAGAGGCAGCTGTGGCGGTACATAGTGACAGATCCAAGGTGGAGGGTGGCGGATGTTGCCAAGCAAATGGAAGCTCTGCTTGTTGTGGCAGTTCTAATCCACCTGAAAATGCAGTGAATTTTAATCTTGATACAAAGCTTATGGCTGAAAAGAGAAAGGGTAGCAAGAATCAAATTTCAATCAACATTGGCAATAAAGTTGCACCCACACCACACAAGGTTTGCACAATGCCAACATGGCTCGAGACCTGGGAGAGTGAAGATGTGTATGCAGCTCTTGCTCTTATTGGTGCTGCAGTCTCAGTTGCAGTTGCTTACAACTGTTACAGACAGTTGGGCTAGCTGCATTTTGTTAACACTATGTTAGGCATATGAGTTTGTATTACCTGTGATGTTTGTGAAATATCTTTGCGTATCAATGTCAGTTGATAGGTTAAACGTGAATCTATCGAGTGAAAGAATACAAATGCAGGAATCAGGACGTGTTGTGTCCTGGTTCCTTCGCTAGTTTGTGGTCTAGCTTTATACATCTCTGCTTCGGTGCTACTGGAGTTGCAATTTGAATAAACCTGGCTTGCTTTACATGTATTTAATGCTTAATATATGATATGGGTCTATTAGCTATTTCTTTAAATTGCCTTATTTACTTGTAAATTGCTTCATTTGTGTTACGCTGAGAACAATATTGGGACTTGGCTTcactacatatatatgtttgttagacccaaatcaaatatatatgtagttatTTCAATGTGTAATTGGTACTGTCCATTGTATATATCCATCTACTTTTGGAAATGCATCGTTACAAACCCACTCACGTTCTCATCATTCTCAGACACGGGCAGACACTCAAAAAGGGGACCAAGAAAAAGGCCCTGTTTATATTCGTTCTTGGTTTTGACTTTGCATCTAAACAATGCTCAGACTATTTAAGGaaaataaaagtttgtaaaCCTTTCAAATGATATGAGTTGTTTAAGAAGTTTGAGCCGCTGGATTTGAATAAAAAACGAACACCCAAACTCTTGAAACCTCTAACTGGATCAGAGTAAGGTTTTTCAAAAGTTTGGGGAGAAACAAATGAGGCCTGAAAATATGCTTAAATTTTAGGGCAATACTACACACAAAAGTAGGTTAAAGTATCTGCTCACGACTAATTCAGAAGCATATAGTATTACAAATGAATTTAGAACATCCATTCATATCCAAATGAACAAAGCAAAATGTAGTCCACGCATGTACATTAATGTAAGGAGGTGTTTGCCAAACAATACATCAAAGAATTGAAATCCAAGGATTTCAAGTCCatataccaaacaccccctaggGTGGTTTTTTATTTCGGAGACGTCAACTGTTATTATAATCATAAATTTAAGAACCATTACAAGTTTTTGACAAGTCATGCCAACATTTAAAACCACAAGACCAACCAAAAATCATGTGAGAACCCATGACTAACCATACATGATACtcgttgtcaatttgtcatcaTCATGCACCATTTAAAAGAAATCCAACATCTCAAGGACTTGATAGAACCCGCAAGTTTTGAGCTTTCAGTACCAGTTACGTTACAATCTTTCAGTTTCACAACGGGTTTTAAAGAGAAACACAAAAGGCCTTCCAATGTTTCAATTGACAATtatcattcattttatttttagtagtcTATTTCTTCTCCAGGCTCATTTCCTGAAGGTTGAGCAACAGATTATCAGCATTCAAAAGGACCTTGTTTGATGAATTAGCCATTGTTGACGCAATTTCCCGAGCGGCTTCAATCTTCCTGAGTGTGATAAATGCTGGGTTGTTGGCAATTGCTTGACCTATCAGTTGGGCACTTTTTGCTTCTCCCTGCAATTTAAACAACACGTATAAGTTCATCTACAAACTTTAAACAGGCGacctctaattttttaaatttgaccTATCAGATTTTTTTCAATTCGTGTCCTCCAAGAACTATATTATCTTACCCTTCTATATATTTCACTACATTTAAATCGTGATTATTCTCaacatgaaaagaaaaatgcCAGTCAAATCTAAAGTTTGAGATTTATGGGATATGCTCGCATTATGCGTAGGCAAGATGCTCATACCCCCATAAAATTACACAAATTCCATATTCAATGTCATGTCTACTAAAGTGATTTGTTTTGACCAGTGACAGCCGTGATATAGGTTCTACGACTTCAAGCCAATGTGACTGTTTTTCCAATGCAACCCTATCACATTTTTTTGAAATGACAACGAGATATACCATGCCTTTTGCAAAATTACATCTACAAATTTTGAGCAACCATGCAGTGTTAATGGTAGAAAAACACAGCTTAATTGTAGAAAATAGCCTATTCTTGGCAAAAGTTAATATCCTTTTTGCATTTTTGTAAAAAGGATGGGTTGtttgtaataaataaaaaaagtaatctTTTTGTTTGACAGGACAATAACACACTCACACACATTTATTTTGATCCAGGAGAATTTACCAATTCGTATTTATTTAGGATATCCTTAAATTTATCAGTAAAACTCAAACAATGTAAGTGGATCAATGAAAGAGTCTAACCTGTGCTCTGATAATAGCACTTCGCTTATCTTGCTCAGCCTTTTCTACGACAAACTTGGCTCTCTCAGCTTCTTGTGCAGCCACTTGTTTTGCTTCAATTGCAGCAGTAAATTCCCTTCCAAAGGTGAGACTTGTGATAGAAACATCATCAAGTGCCATGTTGAAATTGGCTGCCCTCTCTGTCAGTATTTTCCGTATTTCCCTACTAACAGCCTACACAACATGTTTAGATATAAACAATCAAGCATTTGTTACTTcaagaatatataaatatacctaATACAATAAAACATAGGCACTGCTTTTGGGTTGCTAGttgatacatatatactatACCTCTCTCTGGGTAATAAGCTGGCTAGCATTATATTGTGCGACCACAGCTTTCAATGTTTCATGAATGATTGAAGGAAGGACTCTCTCATTGTAGTTCTCACCAAGAGTTCGATACACAGCAGGTAATTCATCAGCAACAGGACGAGTAAGAACTCGAAGACCGATTTTCACCTGCATGACAAAATTTGAATTAATTTTTAGATAGTACCAGAAAATTGGCATAATAAAATAGCAATTAATTTGCCAAAAGGGGAGCTTGTGAGCATTTagataaactaaataaaaacaaacttttgCTTGGGGTGTGTAAGAAGATATAGTTATCAAACGAAAACAACCACAGAAAGTGATGTTGTCTTGTTAGCTTCAAGCCCATTTGACTAACTAGCAATATAACATTAAAGTAGGAAATTTGAACTACATGAACATATGACACGTGCAtccataaattaattaaaaacaaagtgaCAAACATACACATATCAGTATATAAATGACAGATATCAGTTacagtgagagagagagagataccATTTGTAGATCACGGCTACCAGAAGTGCTTTCCACTAGATGTGGTCGTGCACGGACATCATAGATGATTGGCCTCTCAAACCAGGGGATCATGATGTGTGTCCCTTCTGGATAAACCTATTTATCAAACATGTAAACATTTAGCTTTATACTCGATAGATTTTAAAATGGACATATCACGATCACAGAGCTTTTTGAAGTGATATAATGTAAATGGAATTGAAAGAATGGCATACAAGAATACAACAAAGAAGGGGAGAGCATTCATTTGATTGTACTTATACATGACGAATCTTCCAAAGAAGGGACAGTATCATTTGATTTTGCAAGATAAAACGATATCTGAATGTTCATATGATACTGATCATACGTACAGTGGCAACTGTACCAAAATTGAGGCAGAGTGCttcaaatttaaaacaaaattgatGTATACATCAGTACATGTATATGACTCAGTAAGATACCTGCCTCATTTTCTAAAAAAGCTAGTCATGTTATTTGTGAATGTAATAATTTATTTGGTATATACTGAAAGATTGATGTTGAATATCCTTTGTTTAATAGCTTCACAaaattacttttacttttaagtGAATGTGAACATTAAGTAGCTGTACAACTATTTCcttatacaaaaatattataaaactgAGTGTTGAAGAACAAACCAAGAAATATTTTATGTGAAACCAAATTTGCACTTAATTGTCCATAAGATACATGCATGCATCACTAAGATGAAAACAGAAGTGCAAAGAGTAACTAACATGCTTAACAATGCCAAGATGTTTATATGAATATGCGAATTAAGTAATTAACCAAAATTTAACAGACGGCAATTAAACCTGTATTAGTTAGTAAGATGAGTAAAAATAGACCTTTTCTTTGACACCAACAATACGATTGAAGACAATAGCACGATGCCCTCCCTCAACGTTGTACAAACTGTTAGACACTGCATACAGTCCGATACCAACAACAGCTCCAAACTTTATTAATGCAGATGCTGCACCACCATCAGGCACCCTGGGTACCTTCATGTTGTTGAAATTCATCTTCCCTGCCATTAAAAGTCTGATAGAATGTCAAATCAAATTGTCTCATGaaataaaaactattaaaatgTATACATGTTGAAAAGATAGTAAACCGCATATGTGTgataaaatttacaaataaaacTTTCAACAACAACTAGACCCAATTCAGACTATCAACATTTTTCAAATTCGAAAGCAGTATAAATCATAGGCTTAAACTACCGTAGGTATTTTATCCGAAATGCAAAGTAACCAAACagtttacaaaaaaataaagtcATAACATACAATAAGCTCTAAACGGAACATATAAATTCTCAATTCCTAGTAAGGCATcttcaaaactaaaaatgataaatactaGTGAATCAAACGGCAACGTGATACAAgaaattcattcattcatacaaATTCactcatgatatatatatatataagttaagttATACATATTGCCGATAACTCGAACGACATCGAACTAAAGGCTAACAAACCGGTGGCACTAAATCAAAAACTTAATACAAAATCAAACCACCATTTTAGGAATTCATTTTACGAAATCAGAATAATAATTTTCagtattatcatcatcataaataattaaatgtatACATAAACCACATAAtcataactaataatttatattacAGTAAAAATGATGTTACTAGTTCTCCAGATCACACAACAAACAAAGCTGTTGCTAATCAATAACAGATCTCACTAAAACTAaccacttatatatatatacactcagAATTTATATAATTACGTGCTTCTAtggtgtgtgtatatatatatatgtagatgtaTATATGATACCTGGTACAAGTTTAGGTAATGATGGATGGAGAACGGCGGCGAAGAAGAAACAATAAAAAGGGTTTTAATGGAGAGAGAAGAGGGTTTTGGACTAGAAATGTGTTTTTCCAAGTTTAAGGTTTATccacaatttttgtttttttttttcattttcaacacTTAACTTTTCCTATTTTTACCATTTTGCCACTTTGACCTTTTATTCTTTCAATTTTGGTCACCTCTATTAATTTGCTATACACTTCTTCCTTCCCCTTTGTTAGACATTTTATTCTTGTCTGTTCATTAAAGTTAACTTGCATTGTATCCGCGTGATGCGGCAGCggtttggtggtgacgacgattgACGGTGGTGACGGTGGCCGTGGTGGTGTTGTTCATGGTGGGTGTAACTATGTTAgtaatttgtgtaaatgtaattgatgtaaaatgataacagatataatttagaagataaaggattaatgatgtaaattaatttataaagggtaaaatggtaatttttcatctaacacttttatgagagagattaataattattataagatattaTAGATAAACGAAtatgaaccaaaaaaaaaaaaactattcttCTAGTTGACAGATATAAacataacttttgtttattCATTTACATTTGTTTTATAAGAATTGACATTTTGGTTCAATCCTTGTACGAATGTGGTTAGACTACTAGAATTAGATCCATGTAAGTATTGTTAGTAGAATTCGGCTAGTACAAGTATGTTATAACATTTGTTGAGTTGCTAATGATTATACTAGTCTACAATGATGATTTGATGTAGATAactttcataatcatattatgtACACACTAACGAAAATTGCATATTCTTTAGTTGTTTCCTATTTTATAAGCGTAAGTGGTTCAAGAGACAAAGATAAAATGGATTGACTCGCTTGAATCTTGTAAAGTTGAAGTAGCCTACTTTTGGTAGTTTGGTAGTGCAACAAGGTAGTATGGTAAAATGGCGTTTTGCATTTTTCAGTATAGTTGATCCCTTGTTACCAAACTCGTTATCCATTTTGTAACTTGAGTCTAATATGTCTTTTGTAAATGTAAATGTTGTAAAATGTTGTGGTTTGGATTTAGTATGTTAAATTAGTAACAAATGGtcgtttagttaataatgtgtTAAAGAACGAAACTACTAATGTTTTGGCCTTTGGCCCGTTTGATCGTTtcatataataatgataaatataagtattcaCCTTTATTATTAAAATCTATTCAATCTTCTTCCTATAGATACAACACATATGATATTCTTATGATCGCTTCTTAATTAAAGAGTTAGTATTTTCAAAGTCTTTGAAAATAGAGGAAATGATTAAAGAAAGAACAACGAAAAGCTTTTTTAAATGGGAGTATGACTTTTTGATCAATTTTGGGTGGTTGGGCCAGCACAAATGTGTGATCTGTGAtgtaagagaaaaaaaagtctTTGAAAGATCGTAGGTTAATGTAGTATAACATGACCCAATTAAGCAATCTACTTGTAATTGGGTCaatttcatcattttagttGCGATAATAAAATTCCATATTATAAAAAACATGAGTAACCCAACCTGGCCTAATAAACTTTGACCAGTAACAACAATTACTAGCTTGGTAGAAGATTTCCCTAAAATTGGTTCGCTTTTAAGGATATATCAAGTCTACAAGCTTCTTATAGCTCACAAATAGATCCGTGAAATATCGTACTAATTGGGAAGCTTGGTGCTCTTTCAATGTATAACTTCCATGTAAACAACTCCTTGTCTTCTATTTCTATTCCGTTTCATATGTTGTAAACTTAGCATCTTGTTAGTTCTTCATATCAATAAAATGGTTtttgaatgtttaaaaaaaaaaaaaaaaagtttcccGGAAATTGGTGTGCCCATCCCGAATTTAAATCTTGATTATGTCAATGCCCTAAATGATTTACTCTCTCATGTTTTAGAAAACACCCTGACCACTTGACCAAAACCCCAATGGCAGCTTGACACCAAACCTGGCCCAGCCAAATTTGCGTAACTCTATTAACTTCCTAATAGCAGGATTTCAAACCATCATTCTACATCAAAGGCCTATTTTTTCCTAGATTTTTATTCAGACTTTTTGATAGAATTTAAATAGCATTTCAAGTTTAACATAGAACCACATAACCAGTCTACATATACAACAGAAAAAATTGCTTCAATACAATTTGAACATGAAATCAGTAAGGTGATGGTGGAAATTTGATAGTTTATTGTGCTTCAATCTTGGTCTCGCTatatttgacttttgaagttAAAAAAGTAGAAACTATTTTCCTTCCGTTTCAGGGGAGTGTGAAGCCTGCTACTCCCACCAATCGGGCAAGTTATAACATTacaatatagttaaaaaaaaaaattatcagaATAATTATCATATACGCAACGTAATAAGTGATTCCGGGTTTAAACAGGAAGCAGCTTTGGTGCAATCATTTCCTTTTGATGGTCTCCTTCATTTGTCTTGAGGTGATCTTTTTCATCAGTGAAACCATTCTGGATCTCCAGCCTATGGAACTCCGTTTCTATAGTTTGGGCAATCTTACGGTCTCTTATGTCAGGTTCAGGGAAACCCACATGAAATGATCCTTGCTTGACTGGGGCTCGAGGCTTGATACCTGCAGCTTGCTGGTTGATGTAAGTATAGAGCTGTTGGTGAAACCCATGGTCCAATGAGAAACAACAATCATCACCACCCATGGAGTTTCTATTTAGGCGCGATGATCCAGACCCTTGTCTTCTACAAAAATGGGGTAGAGATTCGTAATCCATTATCTGCCCATTTCAAGACAATGTAGTTATTGTAAGATCCCAATAAGATAATTATACACCAAGGCAGAGTTCGGTTTGCAGATAGGAATCACTATGGATGTGGGTGAGATAACAGTGGAACGGGAATCGGTATGGATTTCTTAACCCAGCATCATTCCCTCACACCAAACTACCCAAACCCTATCATACCCATACCCTAAACCAAACACCCTGATATTGGTATATTACCTTCAACAATTCATCTTTACCACAACCCGAAAGCACCTGAGCTttctttcttgttctttcttgcAGGAGCGGCTTCACAACCTGcaaaaattcaaacttttaGGTGTGTGGACTAGTATTCACGTTGTTAAACAATGTTGTATAAAACTGGCGAACCTTCCAACATGCTGAAAATACATACGGGGCATTCACAATGTAATAAGTATCTGTTTTCTCTGGGTAGTTCAAGTCATCAATACTAGATATAACCGTCAGTAGCTGCAATGAAGAAAAATGAGTTGGTTTTATTAAGGGACAAAAGAATACCAAGTTCAATAGTACAAAATAGCAAAAACCTCACCTTAATTTGATTAAGATGTGAAAGTTTAAGCCCGGTCATATCCAAAACCTTGACACAGGTGCTTATATGTCGTTCAAACTTCTTTGTTGCAGAGGGCTACAATGCAAGGAGGAGAGTGAGCCTATTTGAGAAGCTACCATAGATTATGTGGTTAAAACTCTAATCATAATATTTAGACTTACCAATACCACGCGATCTCTGTATTCATTTATCTGGATGTGTGATTGAACATAATAATGAATCTAAAATATAAGAGAAAACACCAAGAAACGTTGTGATCAATCTCGAATGAAAGGTAAACAAATTGAATGTTTGGATATGCATTCTTTGTGTGAATTGTTAAAGAAAGGCATTATTTTCTTACAGATGCTTTGTCATATGTGCTAAGCCCAACACCAATGGCAAAAACAGGTCTTCCCTAAAATCAATTCAAGAAATCGGACCATCAGTCAAGGTCACATTGGACCTAA
This genomic window contains:
- the LOC122599408 gene encoding uncharacterized protein LOC122599408; translated protein: MSTNRDEQLNYLNTSTSSSVNEADSSQIGSASGSFQNDGFLGGFDGGDEDFGFSRSDFRQSLVAGTVKYYERHVFLCYKKPQVWPPRIEAAEFDRLPRLLSAALTSRKSDMNRPTRLTICEGYDGTETSNGDVLIFPDMIRYRRLTHFDVDTFVEEVLVKDGEWLPGSPEPLRGSYIFVCAHGARDKRCGVCGPALVSRFKDEIELRGHQNKVSVRPCSHIGGHKYAGNVIIFGSNNHGKVTGHWYGYVMPDDVPTLLEQHIEKGEIVDWLWRGQMGLSEEDQLKAQEQRVIENGGNNMERGIQEAAVAVHSDRSKVEGGGCCQANGSSACCGSSNPPENAVNFNLDTKLMAEKRKGSKNQISINIGNKVAPTPHKVCTMPTWLETWESEDVYAALALIGAAVSVAVAYNCYRQLG
- the LOC122599302 gene encoding prohibitin-1, mitochondrial isoform X1, with product MAGKMNFNNMKVPRVPDGGAASALIKFGAVVGIGLYAVSNSLYNVEGGHRAIVFNRIVGVKEKVYPEGTHIMIPWFERPIIYDVRARPHLVESTSGSRDLQMVKIGLRVLTRPVADELPAVYRTLGENYNERVLPSIIHETLKAVVAQYNASQLITQREAVSREIRKILTERAANFNMALDDVSITSLTFGREFTAAIEAKQVAAQEAERAKFVVEKAEQDKRSAIIRAQGEAKSAQLIGQAIANNPAFITLRKIEAAREIASTMANSSNKVLLNADNLLLNLQEMSLEKK
- the LOC122599302 gene encoding prohibitin-1, mitochondrial isoform X2 encodes the protein MNFNNMKVPRVPDGGAASALIKFGAVVGIGLYAVSNSLYNVEGGHRAIVFNRIVGVKEKVYPEGTHIMIPWFERPIIYDVRARPHLVESTSGSRDLQMVKIGLRVLTRPVADELPAVYRTLGENYNERVLPSIIHETLKAVVAQYNASQLITQREAVSREIRKILTERAANFNMALDDVSITSLTFGREFTAAIEAKQVAAQEAERAKFVVEKAEQDKRSAIIRAQGEAKSAQLIGQAIANNPAFITLRKIEAAREIASTMANSSNKVLLNADNLLLNLQEMSLEKK
- the LOC122599431 gene encoding SEC14 cytosolic factor-like; this translates as MVIITQDMIKQFQTLMESIDEQLKITFQNLHQGYPTETLVRFLKARDGNVLKAHNMLIDCLNWRIENEIDKILSKPIIPADFYRSVRDSQLIGMSGYTKDGRPVFAIGVGLSTYDKASIHYYVQSHIQINEYRDRVVLPSATKKFERHISTCVKVLDMTGLKLSHLNQIKLLTVISSIDDLNYPEKTDTYYIVNAPYVFSACWKVVKPLLQERTRKKAQVLSGCGKDELLKIMDYESLPHFCRRQGSGSSRLNRNSMGGDDCCFSLDHGFHQQLYTYINQQAAGIKPRAPVKQGSFHVGFPEPDIRDRKIAQTIETEFHRLEIQNGFTDEKDHLKTNEGDHQKEMIAPKLLPV